One Desulfovibrionales bacterium genomic region harbors:
- the purD gene encoding phosphoribosylamine--glycine ligase, producing MKVLVVGSGGREHALVWKIAQSPLVKKIYCAPGNAGISTPAECVNISAEDIKALCAFALNKKIDLTVVGPETPLTLGIVDLFSAKKLSIFGPGKEAAAIEGSKVFAKKLMDKYHIPTGKYEVFTSTNKAMAYLKKAAFPLVIKADGLAAGKGVIVAQSYEEGAAAVDLIIQKKAFGEAGNKIIIEEFLEGEEVSFMAVTDGRTVLPLATSQDHKAIFDGDRGPNTGGMGAYSPAPLVTPQLYQQIMKEIMQPTIKALVAEGQPYRGVLYAGLIIKEGKAKVLEFNCRFGDPEAQPILVRMKGDLVRIMQAAIDGTLGNLSIDWDPRPAVCVVMASQGYPGSYERGKIIQGLAAVSKRKDVIVFHAGTAIKGNSVVTNGGRVLGVTAFGSDYKQAIKCAYEAVGRIKWEGVYSRKDIGRKALKNQGNSPLVGIVMGSDSDLPVMVETTSVLKKMGISYEITIASAHRSPQRTHEYAQQAAERGLEIIIAGAGAAAHLAGVIASETTLPVIGVPINSSALNGLDSLLSTVQMPPGIPVATMAIGKAGARNAAIFAAQILALKYPHIAEELRKHKVNMAQEVEEKANRLGPV from the coding sequence ATGAAAGTCCTCGTTGTAGGCTCAGGTGGCCGTGAGCATGCTCTGGTCTGGAAAATTGCCCAGAGTCCTTTAGTAAAAAAAATCTACTGTGCGCCGGGCAACGCCGGTATAAGTACACCGGCTGAATGCGTGAATATTTCCGCTGAAGACATTAAGGCGCTGTGTGCATTTGCCCTGAACAAAAAGATAGATCTGACCGTGGTCGGGCCGGAGACGCCGCTAACTCTGGGCATTGTAGATCTCTTTTCTGCCAAAAAATTATCCATATTTGGTCCGGGTAAGGAGGCTGCGGCTATTGAAGGCAGTAAAGTATTTGCCAAAAAGCTTATGGATAAGTACCATATCCCCACCGGCAAGTACGAGGTATTTACATCAACTAATAAGGCCATGGCATACCTAAAAAAGGCTGCATTCCCCCTGGTAATTAAGGCCGACGGCCTGGCTGCGGGCAAGGGCGTAATAGTCGCCCAAAGTTATGAAGAAGGAGCGGCTGCCGTCGACCTCATTATACAAAAGAAGGCCTTTGGTGAGGCCGGTAATAAAATAATCATCGAGGAATTCCTGGAGGGCGAAGAGGTCTCTTTCATGGCCGTCACAGACGGCAGGACCGTTCTGCCGCTGGCCACCTCGCAAGATCATAAGGCTATTTTTGACGGGGATCGCGGCCCAAACACAGGGGGTATGGGGGCCTATTCCCCGGCGCCGCTGGTCACCCCTCAGTTGTACCAGCAAATCATGAAAGAAATTATGCAGCCCACCATAAAGGCCCTGGTTGCAGAAGGGCAGCCGTACCGCGGAGTCTTATATGCCGGCCTTATCATCAAGGAAGGAAAGGCCAAGGTACTGGAATTCAATTGCCGCTTTGGCGACCCGGAGGCCCAGCCTATCCTGGTGCGCATGAAAGGCGACTTGGTCAGGATCATGCAGGCTGCCATCGACGGTACGCTCGGCAATCTTTCTATTGACTGGGATCCCCGCCCGGCGGTCTGCGTGGTTATGGCCTCGCAGGGATACCCGGGAAGTTATGAAAGAGGTAAGATCATTCAGGGTCTCGCTGCCGTTTCAAAAAGGAAAGATGTTATCGTCTTCCACGCCGGCACGGCCATCAAGGGTAACAGTGTTGTAACAAATGGCGGCCGGGTCCTGGGAGTAACCGCTTTTGGCAGCGATTACAAGCAGGCAATTAAATGCGCCTATGAGGCAGTGGGCCGCATCAAGTGGGAAGGCGTCTATTCCCGTAAGGATATTGGACGCAAGGCCCTGAAAAATCAGGGAAACAGTCCTTTAGTAGGCATTGTCATGGGCAGTGACTCGGACCTGCCTGTCATGGTTGAGACAACTTCCGTACTTAAAAAAATGGGTATCTCCTATGAAATTACCATCGCCTCTGCCCATCGGTCTCCGCAGAGGACACATGAATATGCACAACAAGCCGCGGAGCGCGGCTTGGAAATTATCATTGCCGGTGCCGGCGCTGCCGCCCACCTGGCCGGAGTCATCGCCTCTGAAACTACCCTGCCGGTTATCGGGGTACCCATAAATTCCTCGGCCCTGAATGGCCTTGACTCCCTCCTTTCCACCGTCCAGATGCCGCCCGGTATCCCAGTAGCTACTATGGCTATTGGCAAGGCCGGGGCCAGGAATGCCGCTATCTTTGCAGCGCAAATCTTGGCCTTGAAATATCCCCACATCGCGGAAGAATTGAGAAAACATAAAGTGAATATGGCGCAGGAAGTGGAAGAAAAGGCCAATCGGCTAGGACCTGTATAA
- the folE2 gene encoding GTP cyclohydrolase FolE2 gives MIDIQNQRDHRNIDIDKVGVKNIRYPITVLDKANGVQQTVASVNMYVNLPHKFKGTHMSRFVEILNEFRGEINIKKFDNILDEMQKRLKAESAHLEIEFPYFIEKKSPVSRTPGLLEYRCRISGSRQKRKKKDIVLRVEVPITTVCPCSKEISEFGAHNQRGEVRVSIRFKKFVWIEDIIRLVENSASCDVYSILKRPDEKFVTEKAYQNPMFVEDVVRSLAEKLSNNPEITWFAVEAENFESIHNHSAYAFIERQVMLKAQS, from the coding sequence ATGATTGATATTCAGAACCAAAGAGACCATCGCAATATAGACATTGACAAGGTGGGGGTCAAGAACATCCGGTACCCTATCACTGTGCTGGACAAGGCAAACGGTGTCCAGCAGACGGTAGCCAGCGTCAATATGTATGTCAACCTCCCCCATAAGTTCAAGGGAACACACATGAGCCGGTTCGTGGAGATACTCAATGAGTTCCGGGGCGAGATAAATATTAAAAAATTTGATAACATCTTAGACGAGATGCAAAAAAGGCTAAAGGCGGAGTCTGCTCATCTGGAGATAGAATTCCCCTACTTTATCGAGAAAAAGTCCCCGGTAAGTCGGACTCCCGGTTTGCTGGAGTACCGCTGTCGCATCAGCGGATCCAGGCAAAAGAGGAAAAAGAAAGACATTGTCCTGCGTGTGGAAGTACCCATCACCACGGTCTGTCCCTGCTCAAAAGAGATTAGTGAGTTCGGCGCGCATAACCAGAGGGGCGAGGTGCGGGTAAGCATACGTTTTAAAAAATTTGTCTGGATAGAAGATATTATCCGTTTGGTCGAGAATTCCGCCTCGTGTGATGTCTATTCCATTCTAAAGCGGCCGGACGAAAAATTCGTTACCGAGAAGGCTTATCAAAACCCTATGTTTGTGGAGGACGTAGTTCGCAGCCTGGCCGAGAAACTCTCCAACAATCCAGAGATAACCTGGTTTGCCGTGGAGGCGGAAAATTTCGAGTCCATCCACAATCATAGCGCCTATGCGTTTATTGAGAGACAGGTAATGCTGAAGGCTCAAAGCTGA
- a CDS encoding L-threonylcarbamoyladenylate synthase, with translation MSGKKKRLMLQSPLLIPRPSSLVTLKVDARHPDQAAIRKACSILKEGGLVAFPTETFYGLGADTLNEQALKRVFALKHRGYAKPLLVIIAEKDQLHSLVSDIPAVAEKLMDSFWPGPLTIIFKAKKGLPSLLTGGTDTVGIRISSHPVARSIALTFGLPFTATSANLSGGKDPITAQDVCNQLGEGVDLILDAGETKGIKGSTIIDVTLSPPRIVREGDVPVSEIKRMLSL, from the coding sequence ATGAGTGGGAAAAAGAAAAGACTTATGCTCCAGAGTCCATTACTCATCCCTCGTCCCTCGTCCCTCGTCACTCTTAAGGTGGATGCCCGACATCCTGACCAGGCGGCGATACGCAAGGCCTGCTCGATCCTCAAAGAAGGCGGGCTGGTGGCCTTCCCTACCGAAACTTTTTATGGGTTAGGCGCTGATACCTTAAATGAACAGGCCCTTAAAAGGGTCTTCGCCCTCAAACACCGTGGGTATGCCAAACCCCTCCTGGTAATCATCGCTGAAAAGGACCAATTACATAGCCTGGTAAGCGACATTCCGGCCGTAGCGGAAAAGCTCATGGACAGCTTCTGGCCCGGCCCCCTGACTATTATATTCAAGGCCAAAAAGGGTCTGCCCTCCCTTCTCACCGGCGGAACAGATACGGTGGGCATCCGCATATCCTCCCACCCAGTTGCCCGGTCTATCGCGTTGACCTTTGGCCTTCCCTTCACCGCCACCAGCGCCAATCTCTCAGGTGGTAAGGACCCAATCACAGCTCAGGACGTCTGTAACCAACTTGGCGAAGGAGTAGATCTGATACTTGATGCCGGCGAAACTAAAGGGATCAAAGGCTCAACGATTATTGATGTAACCCTTTCACCGCCGCGAATAGTGAGGGAGGGAGATGTTCCGGTCTCCGAAATCAAAAGAATGCTTTCCTTATGA
- a CDS encoding AAA family ATPase: MKLAVSGKGGVGKTTVSALLAYLFAQKRMNVLAIDADPSPHLADALGFPEAANITPLAEMKELLMERSGSQGGAFYNLNPCVEDLPERFMVTRDNIRLMVLGSVQKGGSGCACPENMVLRTLVRKLFTSESEVIILDMEAGVEHLGRATVQAVDALLIVVEPSRGSIETAEKIVRLAREIGLNRIFLVGNKVRNESDKEYITARIKELPFAGFLPLDAKVLEAEREGVPPFVASTELREAGENIIKQVMSNG; the protein is encoded by the coding sequence ATGAAATTAGCGGTAAGCGGTAAAGGTGGTGTAGGTAAGACCACGGTTTCTGCTCTCCTGGCCTATCTTTTTGCCCAAAAACGAATGAATGTCCTGGCCATTGATGCCGACCCTAGTCCCCATCTGGCCGATGCATTGGGATTTCCGGAGGCTGCCAACATCACGCCTCTGGCTGAGATGAAGGAGCTCCTTATGGAGCGTTCGGGCAGTCAAGGAGGGGCATTCTACAACCTTAATCCCTGCGTGGAAGATCTCCCGGAAAGATTTATGGTAACCAGGGACAACATACGTCTGATGGTGCTGGGTTCTGTGCAAAAGGGAGGAAGCGGGTGCGCCTGTCCGGAGAACATGGTCTTGCGGACGCTGGTAAGGAAACTTTTCACCTCGGAATCCGAGGTTATTATCCTGGACATGGAGGCTGGTGTTGAACACTTGGGCCGGGCTACGGTGCAGGCCGTGGATGCCCTTTTAATAGTGGTAGAGCCTTCTAGGGGGAGTATCGAGACGGCGGAGAAGATCGTTCGTCTGGCTAGGGAGATTGGGCTTAATCGAATCTTTCTGGTCGGAAATAAGGTGAGAAATGAATCAGATAAAGAATATATTACTGCCCGCATAAAAGAATTGCCCTTTGCCGGCTTTCTGCCCCTGGATGCAAAAGTTTTAGAGGCTGAAAGGGAGGGGGTGCCGCCCTTTGTGGCCAGTACCGAGTTAAGAGAGGCGGGGGAAAACATTATAAAGCAAGTGATGAGTAATGGGTGA